Genomic window (Pristiophorus japonicus isolate sPriJap1 chromosome 9, sPriJap1.hap1, whole genome shotgun sequence):
tgagccctttggtgggtgtacagagtaaatacaagtatacatatataacagtaaagagttggggtcccagcactgatccctgcggcaccccactggttactgattgccaacccgagaatgaaccatttatcctgactctctggtttctgttcattaaccaatcccctatccatgctaatatattacccccaaccctgtgaacttttgtcttgtgcagtaaccttttaggtggcaccttgttaaatgccttctggaagtccaaatacaccacatccactggttcctctttatccaccctgttcattacatcctcaaagaattccagcaaatttgtcaaacatgacttccccttcataaatccatgctgttacattcatgttgcagcagtgacagataagaaaggtgttgaattaaacgctGGGTGGAAGCtagcatcagggcggaaggacagtgagggGCTCTTGCCTTCACAGAAGGACTCTCAtgtcctgatcagaagtgaccctcaggcaatctcggttacaaaccggttaatgactcgaacatgtagaaatgtagatcgacaaacacagctgttcagattattgaatatatACAGGAAAAAACGTGAGtgaaccttcctcataagtccggccatcattaaccatttttgcctgagagcagaatagaaacataaagaacagattataaatcgggaggggatgtcattgatgaccttattcaagaatttgagattttggcgagcaataaatctgattggatgtttaaagataccaatcagagagatacagaacaatggaaattgacaacgcggccaatgaaccaatcacagtcatggccttcacccatccctcattagcatagggctgtgggcggagtgtggggctgcctataaAATGCGAGCCCGGAGCAGAATTTCCTTCATATCTGTACCTtactgaacaagacgatgcctgaggaaaagaaaccagcttcgaaaaagggtgccaagaaagtaatcaagaaaacatcaccgaagggtggcaagaagcgccgaaagtcgaggaaggagagttactccatttacatctacaaagtgatgaagcaggttcaccccgacaccggcatctcctccaaggccatgagcatcatgaactcgtttgtgaacgatattttcgagcgcatcgcgggtgaggcttcccgcctggcccattacaacaagcgccgcaccatcagctcccgggagatccagaccgccgtgcgtctGCTGctacccggggagctggccaagcacgccgtatcggaagggacaaaggcggtcaccaagtacaccagctccaagtaaaactccacgctgtcctgacggAACATaatcccaaacacaacggctcttttaagagccacccacaacatcattgaaagagctgcacaaacacatcaccctttagactgaatttactgtaattatttcccgaaCAATTATGTTTGAGAACCTTTAcaattccagctgtagatttagttttgaattctcataagtaGCTTCACTGACGGAGTCGACCTTGGCGTCGCTGGAATTTCCCGCAGtgagtaaactacaaacacggtccctggtcgctttccctttgctctcagacccgttcattcacagagcctgccgacgaatttattttgggagggcggggaaactccgatttcagtcacacgttctcactcaagcccttttcaCGTTTTGTTTTTATTCCGTTGTggctcagtccgtttattaacccgagactccctgcagtgtaacaacccagaatgggagttcttagatactagaacaggggcagtttgaacaccCTGTCCCTCTTCTATTTTTACAGAATGACTCTCAGTTCTAGTCTCACTCCCACAGCAGCTCCTATGAAAAAAAGTTCACTTTTACAACgatggagctggaatgtgtcccgttacagaatcagtggggactgagtcccgcccgttacagacagtttgaacCTGAAGCCGAATTTAATACTGATTGTAAGAGGCTGAAATTTGCAAGGGAAACATGGAAtcagacaaaaggaaacaaaaagtgttttGAAGTATTTGGCTAATGCTTAAGTTACTAACataattattggcgggatttttgaatttaaaaaatcgtTTGGTTCTGACTTTGAGAACCAATAATTTTcgccctactttcattggtggactaaagaggctgtgattggtcatcggaaacgaccaatgaaattcaccacagagtgaccaatcacaagttcgctccctgcatcgctccagaatgtataagaagggcagatgtaggaggagtttctcattctttccctgagcttgtggattgtggaaatgtctggaagaggaaaaaccagcggtaaagctcgggccaaggccaagtctcgttcctcccgggccggactgcagttccctgtgggccgtgttcacaggctcctgcgtaaggggaactacgctgagcgtgtgggtgccggagccccggtctacatggctgctgtgctggagtatctgaccgctgaaatcctggagctggctggCAACGCGGCCcgtgacaacaagaagacccgcatcatccccagacacctgcagctggccatccgcaacgacgaggagctcaacaagctgctgggaaaggtgaccatcgctcagggcggggtgctgcctaatatccaggctgtgctgttgcccaagaaaaccaccgcttttccaagaccaagtaaagcggacaagatttaaactaataacccaaaggctcttttcagagccactcacAGTATCTGAAAGGGCTTCTTACTGTCTTAATGGAGACCTTGAGTTCAGGTACCAATAAATTGGCCTATTTCAGACCTGTATGCGGGAATTTTCAGTTCCTGGTATCTGCATTATGGTTTTCTGCTCACACAAACTGTTTTGTTAGTAGCTAATAATTAAACTACAGTTGTCAGAGACTCaaaaattgtataaataccgcaacTGGTTCCCTAAATATTTAGTCTATCAATGAAAACTGTATGAAGAGAATCGGCGGTTtttaaaagggcctagtttaattctggtctggtttgagagtttgatgctggttctgttcccgggatctccgGGCTGTTTATTTTTCTCCTTAGCCGGTCAGTTTAGGCCTACACTGagcagccaagcgcaagacggtcactgccatggatgtggtgtacactctgaaacggcagggccgcactttcTATGGATTCAACGCGACCCTCTTCCCCCAAGCACAAAGCAAAGGCTCTTCGAagtgccacccaccgcctcacagggagtggagatggggggaggagggaggtatagttgatttacattttgttctgtTTCGATAGATATTTTTCGCCAAGGTCTCTATGTTTTAAATCAGCAAATGCACGATGGACGGAATGTCCTTTGTTTCAGAATTATAGACATCTATCATCgaagcttacagcacggaaggaggccacttcggcccatcgtgtccgtgccggccaacaaaaggctatccagccgaatcccactttccagctctaggtccgtaaccctgcaggttacggcacttcaagtgcacgtccaagtagttGTAAatatggtgaggttttctgcctttaccaccctttcaggcagtgagttccagacccccaccaccctctgcgtgaagaaatttcccctctaaaccttttgccaattactttaaatttatgtcccctgtgctaagggaaataggcggtttacggcacagaaggtacgacatattccaggtgaaggtaacactgaaacaactaatatagttacagcagtgacagataagaaaggtgttgaattaaatggtgggaggaaggcagcatcagggcggatGGACAGTGAGGGTCTTTTGCCCTCACAGAAGGACTTCCAAGTCCtgaccagaagtgaccctcaggcaatctcggttacaaaccggtcaatgtctgtcgaacatgtagacatctagatcgataaagaacagaatatggctcgggaggggatgtaactgatgacctaatttaagaatttgagattgtggcgagcagtaaatctgattggtctctttaaacatccaatcagagaattacagaacaatggcaattgacaacgcagcgaatgaaccaatcacaatcgttgccttcacccatccctcattagcatagggctgtgggcggagtgtggggctgccgatataatgcgagctccgagctgagtttacgtcatgtctgggttggattgaacaagacgatgcctgaagagaagaaatcagttactgccaagaaaggcgccaagaaagtgatcaagaaaacggcaccgaagggcggcaagaagcgcaggaaatcgaggaaggagagttactccatctacatctacaaagtgatgaagcaggttcaccccgacaccggcatctcctccaaggccatgggcatcatgaactcgtttgtgaacgatattttcgagcgcatcgcgggtgaggcttcccgcctggcccattacaacaagcgctgcaccatcagctcccgggagattcagaccgccgtgcgcctgctgctgcctggggagctggccaagcacgctgtgtcggaagggacaaaggcggtcaccaagtacaccagctccaagtaaagctCCACGCTGTTCTGAcggaacaaaccccaaacacaacggctcttttaagagccacccacaacttctctgaaagagctgcacaaacgcgtCATCCTTTAACCTCAATTTACTGCAGTTATTTCCTGAGTAAGTGTTTTTGACAACATTTAAAGATCCAGGGTAGATTTAGATACGAATTTTCAGATAATCGGTTTTACTGTCCGGTTCAGCCTTAGCTTCGTTGATGAATTTCCCTCCCATTAAACTATAAACACTCCCTGGTCGCCTGCCGACGAATTATGGTCTTGTTTTAAGGGGGGAGACTCAGACTTTATTCACCTCATTCTCTCAAGCccttttcaataaaaaaaattctaGTTAGTCAACCCGCTTATTACCCGGGGCCTGCGTGtgcaacaacccagaatgggagttcttagagaccagaacggggcagtttgaacactctgtccctcttctcttttcacagaaggactcccagttctggtctcactcccgcctgtgcggaggatcgatccatgatctgtgattcccaaattgtacaaagattgagctggaatgtgtcccgttacagaatgttTGAAAGTGAACcctaatttaatcctgattgtaacatcctGGAATTTGGAAGGCAATATGGaataaaaagtgtttggaaatctttggctaatgatgaatttattaacataatccgcattgtaaaaattattggcggggtttttgaaattgaagattcgtTGGATGTCGAACAATAATTTTCGCCTTCTTTTCATTGGCGGGCTAAACAGAtggtgattggtcatcggaaaagaccaatgaaatgtaccgcagagcgaccaatcacaagttcactccctgcatCCGTCCAGAATGTATAAGAAGAGCAGATGAGGGAGGAGTTTCGCATTCTTTCTCTGAACCTGTGgattgtctggaagaggaaaaaccgacggtaaagctcgggccaaggccaagtctcgttcctcccgggccggactgcagttccctgtgggtcgTGTTCATAGACTCCTGTGAAATGGGAACtatgctgagcgtgtgggtgccggagtccCGGtcttacatggctgctgtgctcgagtatctgaccgctgaaatcctggagctggccggcaacgcggcccgcgacaacaagaagatccGCAACATCCCCaggcacctgcagctggccatccgcaacgacgaggagctcaataagctgctgggaaaggtgaccattgctcaaggcggggtgctgcctaatattcaggctgtgttgctgcccaagaaaaccaccacttcgtccaagaccaagtaaagcggacaagatttaatctaataaccaaaggctcttttcagagacaTTCACAGTATCTGTAGAAGGGCTGCTTACTGACTTAATGGAGTGAGAGCCCTTGAATTCATGTACCGATAGATTGGCTTATTTCAGACAtgtaaacgtagaaaataggtgcaggagtagaccattcggcccttagagcctgcaccgccattcaataagaatcatggctgatctttcacctcagtacccctttctctccataccccttgatctcctttagccataagggccacatctaactccctcttgaatatatccaacgaactggcatcaacaactctctgcggtagggaattccacaggttcacaactctgagtgaagaagtttctcctcatctcagtcctaaatggcttaccccttatccgtatgcgggagttttcagttACGGTTCtctactcacacatacactcttccagttaacagcgaataactgaactacagttgtcactcaacaattgtataaataccgccaccGGTTCCTTAAATATTATTTAATGTGTCTGAAAACTAGAGAGTCGGCGATGATGAATTAATATAGTAAtgaaagggcctagtttaattcttGTCTGGTTTGAGATAGTTTGAATGCTGTTTTTGTTCTCGGGAGCTCCGGCCGTTCCGGCTGTGTATTTCTCTGCTAAGCCAGTCAGTTTACACCGCACTGCATCAGCGAGCGATATACACATACAGGACCCGGATCCATTGCAGTGCTTCCCAGATCTGCCTGCCCCCATTCTCCGGCAACACCgaatggggaaatctgtgctcTGCCCCGGGGAACTCGAGGTCAGAGCGACGCAAAGCCGATGTCAGTTTCTGAAAATATTAAAGGGCTCATTAGTTTATATTAGTCAAAGCTCATGTGAACCGAGCTGGTATATGAACACACGATCAGTAATCAATACCACACCCTCTGCCCGTCCctacaatgggttaatgaacaacacgaagctctggttacaggagatcgcagctctttcctttgttgatttggtggctctgaaaagagttgTTGTTTCACTTGGTGCTGAAGCTCCGAGCCGAGGCAGGGGGTGTCTAGGCGCactccccgcggatgcggcgggccagctggatgtctttgggcatgatggtgactcgcttggcgtggatggcgcacaggttggtgtcctcaaagagccccaccaggtaagcctcgctggcctcctgcagggccatgacggccgagctctggaagcgcaggttGGTCTTGAcgtcctgagcgatctcccgcaccaggcgctggaagggcagtttgcggatcagcagctcggtggatttctggtagcggcggatctccctcaaagccacggtgccgggtctgtagcgatgaggcttcttcactccgtcGGTGGCTGGAGCACTCTTCCaggccgctttggtcgccagctgtttacGAGGTAACCTGtggaacgcccacatcccatgaacgaatgcaaaagaggaaagagcagaggccttgaccatcattttccagtcctctttggatctgggcatggtgccggaggattggaggactgctaatgtagtacccttgtttaagaagggagaaagggatcggccgaataattacaggcctgtcagcctaacctgcatttggaaaggcaaggattaattagggtcagtcagcaaggatttgttaagggaaggtcgtttctgactaacctgattgaattttttgaggaggtaaccgagacggtcgatgagggttgtgtgtacaatgtagtatatatgaacttcagcaaggtttttgataaggttccacatgatggactgatcatgaaggttaaagcccatggaatccagggcaaagtggcaaattgattccaaaattggcttggagtaagaagcaaagggtaatgattgatggatgtttttgtgactggaagaatattTCCAGtgtgattctgcagggctcagtactgggtccttttcttttcatggtatatatcaacgatttagatttgaatatagggagtatgattcagaagtttgcagacgagactaaaattggctgtgtggttgataatgaagagaaacgtaatgggctgcaggaggatatcaatctactggtcaggtgggcaaaccagtggcaaatggaatttaattcagagaagtgtgaggtaatgcactttgggagggctaatacggatagggcatacacattaagcgataggccacttaatagtgtagatgaacaaagggaccttggagtgcttgtacacagatccctgaaagtggcaggccaggaggataaggtggttaagaaggcatatcgaatgcttgcctttattggctgaggcattgaataaaagagcagggaggttatgcttaaattgtataatactttggttaggccacagctcgagtattgcttgcagttctggtcgatgTATTATAGAAGGAcgtcattgcactagagagggtgcagaggagatttactaggatgctgcctggaatggagaatcttagttatgaggacagattggataggctgggtttgttctcattggaacagacggttgagaggagacctcattgagatgtacaaaatattgaggggcctggacatagtggataataagggtctatttccattggtggaggggtctattgcgagggggcattgttttaaggtggttagtggaagttttagaggggatttgttgtggggggggggttggtttcttaacgcagagggttgtggggatctggaactcactgcctggaagagtggtggatgcagaaaccctcactacttttaagagatggatggatgggcacttaaagtgccgtaacctgcacagttacagacctagagctgtaattgggattagactgcatgACCTTTtggtggatggagcagatataatggtgagtgctgcagggaataaaatacaaccaggatgatctcctggactattttcgatcacctggatgggtcggagaggaattttcccatattttgtctctctaaattggcctgggtttttgcctggtttttgcctcttccaggagatcagatGGGTCTGGTTGgggtggcgtgtagaatgtttcagtataaggggtgtcacagttgtggtgaggcagactggttgggctgggtgctctttgcctttccgtcattgttcataggtttatatttagccattagggctgctgaccaagggccgtgtggctctttggtgGCCAGCGCGAACATaaagggctgaaatggcctcctactgcgatgtaaatttctatgtttctatgtttctaaatacatggTATGTGACACCTTCTGCACAAaataaagttcacgggattggggaaatatattagcatggatagaggtttggctaactaacagagaacagagagtcgggataaatggtttgttCTCTGTTTGGCAATTAGTAACtactgggatgctgcagggatcagtgctgggaccattaatacaatctatattcatgacttagaagaagggaccgagtgtaatgtaaccaagtttgctgatgatacaaacatgggaggaaaagcaatgtgtgaggacgacacaagaaatctgcaaaaggacatagacaggctaagtgaatgggcgaaaatctggcagatggagtataatgttggaaagtgtgaggtcatgtactttggcagaaaaaaaatcaaagagcaaattattatttaaatggaggaagattgcaaagtgcttcagtacagcgggaccagggcgtacttgtacatgaaacacaaaaggatagaatgcaagtacagcaagtgatcaggaaggccaatggtaccttggctgttattgcaaaggggatggagtataaaagcagggaagttttgctacagttataaagggtattggtgaggccatacctggaatactgcgtgaagttttggtttccatacttatgaaaggatatatttgctttggaggcagttcagaggtggctcactaggttgattccagaaatgagggggttgacttatgaggaaaggttgagtaggttgggcctctactcattggaattcagaagaatgagaggtgatcttatcaaaacatttaagattatgagggcgttttacaaggtggatgcagagagaatgtttccactgatgggggagactagaactagagggcatgatcttagaataagggatcgccctttCAAAACAGACAAAgataaatttattttctcagagggttgtaaatctgtggaattcgctgctttggagagctgtggaaggtgggacattgaataaatttaagatagaaatagatagtttcttaaatgataagggaataaggggttatggcgagcaagcggggaagtggagctgagtccatgatcggatcagccaagattggagggggagagggaggtggaggggtgagagggggagggggttgagagggggagggggttgagatGGGAATGGGGGTTGAGAGggggaggaggttgagagggggagggggagattgtattgaatggtggagcaggctcgagggaccatatggcctactcctgcccctatttcttctgttcttatgacagagagacagagagggagagacagagagggagagattttgagagagagcgcaagatatactctctcgctctcccccctctctcaccctccccctctcccctctccttccctctccccctctcctgtccacctccctctctctcccccctctctctctccctcccacactctcagCACCTTACCCGCACTCACcctacctccctctcccctctccccacctccctctcccctctccccctctccctctccccctcccctcttcacccTCCCTATTCATcctcgccccttcccctcctcccgccccctctctctccccctcctcaccccctccctccccctctctctccccccctcaccctctccccctcctctctctccctccccccccccgccgcttgcACATGgttacccccctcccccgtcctcctcccctccacaggcCCCCTCCACCCCCCGTACATACCCACCCCCCACCCGAACATGGTTACCTTTCCTCCACTGTACACGattatccccctccctccctcccggtgcGGCCTGTGGTGACTCACCAATAGTTCTGGGCCTGTTAGATCAGCATCAGGGGCAGCGGAGGACGATGAAGATGAGGGCGGCCAGCGATTGTATTTCCTGTACTGGGTCTGCACAGAGTCAGTAACCTCTCCCAGCCCCATTCCCCCTCACACGTGCTCACACCCAGCATTGTAtttcaacagcaccattcacagcctCAGGACCCCTGCAAGCCCCTCACAGCACATTCCCATGTGgtagctgttgtaatgtgggaaacgccgcagctaattcatgcacagcaagctcccacacacagcaaagtgataagtattggccccaggacggtGGTCgtgggtgttatgtatttaaccccttgcaatctgcattacactaccaccagagggcccacctgttggagtcccaagggatcccagcatcccttaggactccaacaggtatataagcaggtcacccatgaggtacctacactctgaAGTCTCATtaatggagctaaggtcacacttgctcattgtacacagtacttagtttcatcctttattatgagctatcaattggcgatgaggtaacgaacaaccgcgcaaaaatgcaaagaactgttggtatcctggagaagttcttagaagggaatgattgggaggccttcgtggagagacttgaccaatacttcgtggccaatgagttggaagaggacgagaacgctgccacatgaagggagatcctcctaactgtctgtggggcaacaacctatgacctcatgaagaatctcctagctccggcaaaaccaacagctaaattttATGAattattgtgtacgctggtccaggagcaaatAAATCGTAAGGAAAGTGTTCTTATGGCGAGATATcaattctacacatgtcaacggtcagaGTGCCAGTaattggcgagctatgtcgccgaactaaggcgcctcacaggatatTGTgaattgagggattcctagaacaaatgcttagagacttttttgtactgggcattggccatgagctaatccttcgcaaactattgactgttgaaactccgaatctaagtaaagccataacaatagcccaggcacttatgtctaccagcgacaacaccaaacagatttcgcagagtaaagacgtttcgaccagtactgtgcacaaagtaatgctgttttcgagcagaaatatacatggcagaacgtacacgccggctgttgctgcccgacctcagatgacccagagtccaccatcaatggttaatgcgaggcagttaacaccttgttggtgctgtggagatgatcattggccccatcaatggcaCTTCAAatactatgcatgcaatggttgcagaacaatgggac
Coding sequences:
- the LOC139274137 gene encoding histone H3-like; its protein translation is MGQEDKRAYHCSFQSELLQVCDSFKVGDWMTSSKPRSQFGAWAGTSAGCSEKSFKSTKVLLTHQRIHTAEMLFTYPECAKGLTNLSNLLRQQQVHKLPRKQLATKAAWKSAPATDGVKKPHRYRPGTVALREIRRYQKSTELLIRKLPFQRLVREIAQDVKTNLRFQSSAVMALQEASEAYLVGLFEDTNLCAIHAKRVTIMPKDIQLARRIRGECA